The sequence below is a genomic window from Lolium perenne isolate Kyuss_39 chromosome 4, Kyuss_2.0, whole genome shotgun sequence.
GTAACTCCTGCACACCCCTTTCTCATTCAGTAATTTGAAAAgccattttatttattttttaattcTAAAACCTCAATGCCAAGGCCACCTTGATCTTTCGGCCTACATATGATGTTCCATTTCGTTAATCTATATTTTCGTTTTTCTTCgtctccttgccaaaagaatctcgaTCGATAAAAATCAATCTTTTCAATACCCCTTTTGGAATCTGTAGGAAGGATAACATAAACATTGGTAAACTTGTCAAAGCAGAATTGATCAAGACAAGTATATCCCCATAGGATAAGAGCTTGCCTTTCCAGCATCCTAACTTGCCTTCAAATTGAGTTTCTAACGGATACCAATATGAATTTCTAAGAGTTTTGTAGTGAATGGAGACTCCAAGATACCTAAACTGTAATGAACCCAACCTACACCCAAAAATATGTTTATGTTGCTGCTCCTCTTCCTTAGCTTTTCTAAAACAAAATAATTCACTCTTATGAAAGTTAATTTTCAAACCCAATAATTTCTCAAAGATACACAAAATCAATTTCATGTTTAACGCCTTTTGCAGATCATGTTCCATGAAAAGAATCGTATCATCCGCATATtgttgaattgaaatacctccctCAACAAGATGAGGGATGAGGCTTCCAACTTGGCCGTCCGCCTTAGCACGCTCGTTTAATATAGCCAACATATCTACAACAGTGTTAAAAAGGATGGGAGAGAGAGGGTCGCCCTGCTTTAGCCCCTTCCTAGTTTGGAAATAGTGTCCAATATCATCGTTTACCTTAACAGCGATGCTACCGTCCTGGACAAAGTCCTTAATGAAATGACACCATTCTTAGGCGAAACCTTTCATGCGCAATGTTTGTTGTAGCCTTGTAGGAAGGACCATTTAACCTTGTCGTAAGCCTTTTCAAAGTCAATTTAAATAAAACCCCATCCATTTTCTTAGAATGCAGCTCATGAATAGTTTCATGCAATATAACAATCCCTTCCAAAATATGTCTACCCATCATAAAAGCCGTTTGAGTGGGTCTAATCACTTTCGAAGCAATCTCCGTCACTCGATTAGTACCAACTTTAGTAAACACTTTGAAGCTTCCATTAAGCAAACAAATAGGACTGCGTTTTCTTTTTTGGGAAGTAAAATAATGATGCCATAATTTAGTTTATACAAAGACAAATCCCCAATATGCAACTGACCAAATAGCGCCATTAGGTCCTCCTTGATTACTTCCCAAAACTTTTGATAGAACTCAGCTGGAAACCATTCGGATCAGGAGCCTTGTTATGTTCCATTTGAGAAATAGCTTCATGCACCTCCTTCTCACCTCCTTCTCAGTGAAGGGAGAAGTAAGAAGAGTGTTTTCCTCATCAGAAAGCTTAGGTATATCCTAATTTTCCTCCTCAATTAAATAAACGTTTGACGTAATTGGTTCCCCAAAGAGTTTTTTATACAATTCGGATATAAAAACCCTCAAATTTTCTTCACCAACAATGGTTCCTTCCTCTTGCTCAAGATGGtaaattttcttttttccttttttgtcaTTAGCAATCAAAGTGAAATTATCTAGTATTACTCCCTGCTTGTTGAATATGTTTCACTTTAGCTATTTGAGCTCATTTGGTCTCTTCATCCCTCCTCAGTTTGGTTATTTTTTCGTTAGCATCCTTTAGAGTAGCCCTTTTGGCCTGACTCAGAGGATATGTTTCTGCTTTTAGATCAAGCTCATCAATAATTCCAATTAGtctctctttctcttttttataatttccacTCATACTTTTAGCCCAGCCATTTAAGAAGCGTCTCAAGTGTCGTATCTTATTTTGCCACCGCTCAATAGGATTACGACCTGAGGTAACAGAATTCCATTCCTTTGTTACCATCTCATAGAAATCCTCTTGCCTGAACCAAAACAGCTCAAAAGAGAATCTCGTTTGGTTTCCATTATGAGCTTTAATACCAGAGTCTATAAGGACAGGCGTATGGTCAGAACCAGACTCTGTCCTTGATAGAGCTCTCACATAGACTAATGGAAATTTTTATTCCCAATCCACGGTGGCAAATATTCTATCTAACTTTTCATACGTGGGATTATCATGGCGCCTAGCCCATGTATACTGTCTCCCTGAAACGGCAATTTCCCTTAAGTTGAGAGTTTGAAttattgtactccctccgttccctttttaattgactcgaatttagtacaaacttgtactaaattcgagtcaattaaaaaagaacggagggagtattaaaaaCAAAAGGCCACCGTGCATTAAAATTGTCGTTATTCTTATTCTCTTTCTTTCTAATAATATTAAAATCCCCACCTACCATCATAGGCACTCAAAACCATCTCTTTTGCATTTCATGTACATCCATACAGAAAAGTCCCCAGTGGTTACTTTTAGTACTTCAAGAGTATCAGAATTAACTCCCACCAGAATGCCTCCAgacctcccatgaggagggagacaAAACCAAGAGAAATTAAAAGGACCGGCTAGTTGGTTCAAAAAAAGGGATTGCAAAATTTGATCTCCAAAGCAATACAATCAAGTGTATGCTCCCTAATAGACTCTTTAACAAATAGGTGTTTGGCCGTGTCACCAAAGCCACCTCCATTTCATATCATTCCATATCATCTGCACATGTGATAGTTGACTTCACCCtagcacaccgtcgtgctgctagTGTTCTGATCCAGAAGATCTAATTCCGCACTCTAGGCTAGATCAAAGAACTGGGATTCATCATCGAGCACCGTGCGTGTACGAGACCACAGAGGTGCTGCTAATTGTGGCTCCTGTTGTTGTACGAGGATCATCTCGACCCTGTGGTCGGCAATAAAATACAACTACATCATTCACGTTCCAGTGAAACATTACCGCTTTCGGTCTTTGACGGTATGTCACCGAAATCTCTCTCTGTTACAACATTACTCATAGATAGATCCAGGTAATCAGAGTACACTACTTAGACAAACTATTGTTTTCTGATGCGAACCCCATCAACATTGGGTGCAATTGTGATCTTAATCAGATTATAATCAAAATTGTTTAGAGGCATGAAGTAGTTGTATTTGTAAAAACAAACAACATTTAGGGAGAGGATTTACTCCTTCTGCTAGAGATGGGTACAAATTGAGACTATTTTGATGAAGTTCGGTCATTTTGGTGGCTAGCAAAATAGTTTTTACCTCAAAAAAttccaaacaaaaataaaaatagatttgaTTTTGGTAAATATTTTTTCGAATTCAATTAAATTTATTCTTTTTTAAATTGTTTTCTGTCCTGATCCAGTCCTTTCCCAACTAGGCCGGTTTCCTTGTCAGACCCGTCAGATCGATGTCTCAATGTTTGTCCGCCTTCGAGTCAAACTGATTCCGGTTGGAAATTAAATCAAACACGCACGCAGCCTTCCCCGCCCAAATATCCCACCGGGGTCTGCAAGCACGCCCAGGCACATCCTTGTCAGGCACGTACGTCGACGGTCGGCCACGATCCGTCCCGGAGTTCGACTCAATCTGCATCACCCCGTCGAGCTCCAGCCGCCCAGCCGTGTCTGCCATGGAGATCGTCGACGACGACCCTGGGATGAACCGGCACGGGTACCCGCGGGGCTACCACTTCGTTCCCCGGAACAAAGAGCTCATCGGCGTCCTGGAAGACAAGCTCGCCGGCCGCCCTCTCCCTTACCCTCCCAATATCTTCCATGACATCCAGATCCTCGACTACCACCCCGCCAACCTCTACGGTACGCACCTCCacctcctctacttcttcttttcCTCTAACATTGACGTGATGAGGATTTAAACTGAATCGATGGAGCAGAGACGTACAAGGAGCACGAGGAGGCCGGGTGCGTCTACTTCTTCAGCCTCAGGAAGTTCCCAGGTGCCAAAAGGACGCGGCCGGTGCGCGCCACCAAGGACGGCAACTGGACGGCCTCGGGGCATGGCAAGCTCGTGACGCGCGGTGGCGTGGACGTTGGCTATAAGCACACCATGGTGTTCtacgagaagaagaagaacaaggccaacaagtccgagGGTAAGACCGACTGGGCCATGCACGAGTACACCAGCATCACTGGACCCGAGGACAAGCAGGTACGTAATCATCCTTTCCTGTATTTGTGGTGATTCTTTGCAAGAAAACATTGCGGAAATCAATGATTCTTTTCTACGTTATTTAGTAAGCTTATTATAGTTTTCATTGCTCTTGATCAAAATTCTGTACTAGTACCTGGGACTATCAACTCGTATCAATGCATATTATACATGGGTTGGGTTGAGTGGTTCTAGTTTCTTATGGTAAGCAACAATTAGTATGTGTCCGTAGCGTCTTGGGATCTCATATTGTGAGAAGTGCAAATGAAAACTAATTGTTACGCAATCTTTTTGATAAGTCTGAATTTGCCGCTGCTAAAACTGCATGCACCAGAGTTGCTCATTCAGTAAGGAGTTTCACGTGTTTGATTTCCTGTGGGAACAACATATAGGGGCATGGTATGGATGCTTCAAGCATCAAATATGTAAGAACCTTGATTGAATTGCACATGTTCGTTGTTTATACCTAAAGAATACATGTAAAATTATGGGCCAAAAGAGGGATCGTGCTGAGCAGGTTAAGCAAAATCTTTTCGAGTTTTGATGCACAACACGAATTACACGAGTGTCTCTATAACATATATtcttccataatgaaactaatagCCTGTGAGTTCTGTCATTACAAGTTTCATTACCGCTGGGCCGCTCCACCTCAGGAAACCAAAGAGGCAAACAAAACCAGCCACATTACAGCTTCTTCTTTTTTACTTTATACATCACCACATCTTCTTGGATCACCTTCCATTAACGAAGGTTGTGTTTAGAGATGCAAGCAGGATAACCGCCAAAATCTTACTTATAGTTTATTTGGAGATTTCTAGTTCAAATTTTAGTCTAAAGTTTAAACTAGAAATCTCCAAATGAACTATAAGTGTGAATTTTCTGACACCTTAGTTGTGTTTCCGCCGCCTTTGTATCTTCCAGGTCGCAGATTTGGCTTTGTACCGTCTCTACAATAAGGAGGAGAAGGAGGCAGGCAAGCACTTTCGTATCTTATCCAACGATtcaccgaagaagaagaagaagaagaagaggatgaagaagaatgAAGCAGGCCAGCACGTTATTACCTTAGCCAACGGTTCACCGAAGTCGGAGGAGCTGCCATCACCGTGTCCGACGGACGGAGGGATGCCCGTGCCCTCGACATCACAGGCAAATGACTATTACCATGTATTTGCCGACGCGCCACTGATGGTACCCTCGCTGCAGGCAACCGCCGTGAATTACTGCCCGCAGCAGCAGGCAACCGGCACGCCTATGTGGCCGCAGCAGCAGGCTGGCAACGACTTCGAGCTTGCAGATTGGGACAGTAAGCCGCCATCTCTGCCTCCCCTgctagcaccgtcgacggcgtcaGGGTCAGAAGCCATTGGGCACAGCCTGCCAACGTCGCAGCAACAGGATGCCGAGTATCCAGGACCTGCAGTCTCGAATGAGCAGCCGCTGACGACGCTCCCACCTTCAGTCGTAACAGTGCTAGGGACGGCTGCCGAGGGGGACTACCTGGATAATGAGTTCAAGGTGTTATGCGCGAGCCCCTGCTGGTTACCCATgctcgacgatgacgacgacttgCCGATGCTTATGGACGAAGAGAACTATACATGCACAATAGACGAGCTATTGGGCGACATGGACGACAAGGCGGCGATGTCGACAGAGGAAGCAGATCCTGACGATCAGGTTTAGAGTAGCAAGAGCAGTCAGTAGCGGTTAATTTTTTTTCTAGATTAAAATGAGTATCAGCTAATTAAGTCATCAAATTCATATTCCATGGTGTTTGGTCACACTGGGCCGACAGATTAACTAATTAGTTATTGCTATTGTGTCATACGTGATATTCAGTTTCTTTAGTGAACATGAATTGGTGTTGATTATGATAAATTGATGACTGGTTTTCTAGATCTTCTGAATACTTTCAAGTGAATGTTGTAAGAGCGTAGTTGGCACTTGGCAGCCCCTCAACTTGGAGGTCAAGGTGTTTGGTTCAGACATAGAACTGGAAGCGGTAATGAAATAACGCTGGTATTGGAAATGGGATGAGAAGAAGTGAATTTTATTTGTTTCGTCAGTGTAACAGTGCCTATACAATACAATTTTTGGTTGAATACACTGTTTTGAAGAAAAAGTATTATGAACAACAGAAACTCTGCATAAGATTGAACTAATATGGGTCATTAAAACCGATGACAAGTCAGTTTATTAATATGTATGGAATGCTTCCACACACAAAAAAGCAAATCAGAAACATGGACCTTTTTAGGGGAAATTAACCCAACTCAAGTTAGGACTAGGAATAAATTCTTAGTTAAAAAATAGAGGTACATACATGATAAGGAGGGCTGATTTTGCTCTGAAACAGTGTATTTTTATCAACATCTCTGTAGATTAAGCGAACATGTATTTGCCTCTCAGCATTCTCTAATTTATCACCATAGGCGGTTCTCAATGATGCCAGAAATTACATCTTTAAGCATTCTCTGCATAGTTTCCAAAATTGCATCAGACATACATTTGCGATATCATTGGATGGTTTCAACACAAAATTGTCTAAGTCCACAGTGAGATGCACAGTAATAGCTGACTATGTAGTCACAGGAGAATTTAGAGGTGTTGGAAAGCAAAGATCAATTGTAGTGCACATATTATGTAGATCACCAACTCTTACATGGGAATGATCCTTCAAACCAATAGAAATCACCAACGGTCGAGCTGAGCCGCTACGACTGAAAAAAGTAAAAGAACAACGTAAATACAAAATGGTAACACAAAGTTACTGAATCCCTCTACATAAGTCCTTTTTGTATGCATAAATAGGCAAGTGGCATGTGGTATATCAGCTGAGAATGAGTGTCTTATAACTTGGATAGACTATACAAAAACTTCAGTGTAAAATTTGGCACAAAAACTGCAGAGAGAATAATCAAATGTTGACTATTGTAAAAAGACCGTTGCTGGAGAACAGTTGCATGGAAATACGAGAATATGATTTTGAAGGAGGTGCTTATTAGTGTTTTTAGCTCCCAAATTGTTACCAAATACTTATACTCAACCAAATAACTATGATAGAGGCATAGATAGACATAGGATAGAGGCATAGGCATTGTCCCATATGCACCTCCTTATCCCAAATTAAATGCTGATCAATTATCAGTGGCTTgacaggtgatacgtctcaaacgtatctataatttcttatgtttcatgctagttttatgacaatacctacatgttttattcatactttatatcattttaatgcattttccggtactaacctattaacaagatgccgaaacacccctgttttctgcagtttttggtttcagaaatcctacacaggaaatattctcgaaattggacgaaacaaaagcccacggccctattttccacggaggat
It includes:
- the LOC127293324 gene encoding uncharacterized protein; amino-acid sequence: MEIVDDDPGMNRHGYPRGYHFVPRNKELIGVLEDKLAGRPLPYPPNIFHDIQILDYHPANLYETYKEHEEAGCVYFFSLRKFPGAKRTRPVRATKDGNWTASGHGKLVTRGGVDVGYKHTMVFYEKKKNKANKSEGKTDWAMHEYTSITGPEDKQVADLALYRLYNKEEKEAGKHFRILSNDSPKKKKKKKRMKKNEAGQHVITLANGSPKSEELPSPCPTDGGMPVPSTSQANDYYHVFADAPLMVPSLQATAVNYCPQQQATGTPMWPQQQAGNDFELADWDSKPPSLPPLLAPSTASGSEAIGHSLPTSQQQDAEYPGPAVSNEQPLTTLPPSVVTVLGTAAEGDYLDNEFKVLCASPCWLPMLDDDDDLPMLMDEENYTCTIDELLGDMDDKAAMSTEEADPDDQV